From Aegilops tauschii subsp. strangulata cultivar AL8/78 chromosome 5, Aet v6.0, whole genome shotgun sequence:
GTTGCTCTATTTTTGTACCGGCGTTGCTTTTTTGTATCATAATAGTTGCTCAAGATGCGTACTGGTGTTCCCACTATAGTTGCTTTTTTCACGAGATCAAAAGAACGAACTAAAAACTGGACTAGTTGATGTTCAAGCAGGGGTGGTTGAGTAGGGAAGAGAGAGGAGTCGGGTGGAGGTGGTGCTTACCTTTTTAGGGGCAGGTAGGTCTGTTTTCTCTCTCTCCAGATCTGATTTTTGGAgcaaggaggaggaaggaggTGTTCCTGCGTCGGCTTTGTTCTTCAAGACGCCATAGATGGGGCAGATCTTGTTCCGATCTTGTTTAGAGGAGGAAAGGcaggagcaaggaggaagaaggggacccGTGCGTGGGCTTGTCCTTCAAGGAAAAGGAGGAGGGGGTTGCGTGAGGCGTCCGCAAGGGGGAGCGTGGGCGGGGGTGCAGGGAGGGGGTGGGGACCGAAGCCTGGGGACGACGGGTGTGAGGAAGCGGGGGCCAGGGGGGACCAGGTGTGATCAGGGCGCGCGCGTGATTCGCGCGGGCTTGGGTTGGTCGGTTTCGCGTGCGGGGGGCTGCTTTCCGTTTCTGGCTGTCTGGTCGCGCGCGCGGGCGACTCCTTCCTTTTCTGGGAAAGCGCTCGGGGCTGCGATCGGGCGCCCGTGCGCCCGCGAGCCACGTCCCAGTTTTAGTTACACCATTCGATTAGAGAGCTTGCTTGCCCACAAAGCAAGTGTGCCAATCTTCATAGTTTGTCACCCCAGTTGAAATATGTGATATCAGACTAGGACTTGCAAAATCTGGTGTTGACAAGCTCAACCGCCTTCGGTAACTGAAATAAAAATGTTAAGAAATCCTAAGCACAACCTTCCAATTGTGACATTTTGGCGGCTCGAGCTTGTATGCCGCGAGACCAATCTTCTAAAGTACACAATATGGCCCGAAGTACTTGAAGCGCAATTTTAGATATAGTTGATTTGCTAGAGACGATCGAGCATACACCTGTAATTGCAGTAACACTTTGTCCCCTAAAAGGCGTGCTTTGTTTATTTTCGATATGCCCGGATCTTCGTCCTTCTTGCACATTGGTCAAATTCCGCTTGATCAATGCTAGATGCGCATCACGTTCCAACAAGAAATTATGACGTAGATGCCAGTACCGTAGGCCAGATCTTGTGCATTCTGCCCCAAGTTCGGGCCATGTCCATACAATGCTTTAAACAATAAGTACCCAAAGATGACTGCTGAATCGATTTATATGAAAAGTCGGTGACAAGTAGCCAATAATTTCAACTTTTTTGCTTCGTCAACAATAAAGAAAGGATAACCATATCCAAACATTGGTTCACGTGTTTTGTTTGTCTATCCATTTAAGGGTGATACGCTATGGTGAACTACAGTTTAGTGTCAAGTGGCTTGAATTCCTCCCACTAGAACGCGCTCGTAAAATCTTATCATGGTGTGATACCAGAGCGTGAGGCATGCCATGGAGTTTGAACACGATAACCACAATGATACCTAAGTGTGAGTCATGCCATGGAGTTTGGTGAAGGGGTCAACCATCACCATGATGACATTGCCCCGTGAACTCAAATCAAATGAATCGAACATGTCTTTGGAATACATAAACCACACAGAGATAAGTTAGTATGAAATCATTATTTTAACACCAGCCATGCACAAATATTGTGTTGTGTCCATGCAATTTTGAGATGGAGTTGAATTGTTTTGCCAATTGAAAGAAATCGCATGGGACTAGTTTATGTCACAACACACAAGTATGATCTAAAAAGGGTGCACAAGTATGTGGTAAACTTTAGCGAATAAATGCATCTCTACATGCGTGATCACAGGGAAAGAATCATTGTAAAATCGCATGATATTGTTGTTCCTATGTACCAACAAAACCGAATGGTTTTGAATGCTCATTTCGTATATGTCTATTTGTGTTGAGAATTCCTCCAAAAACCGCTATGTTGCTACACACCAGAATTGTGACAACTGGAAGGAAGCTTGTGCGACCGCGTGCCATGTCTTTACTAAGGAGCTGGTCTCGAGAGACTAAGGGATTTTCTGCAAATGCGGAATAGAGTGACGGTGTATCTCACATGCGATAGATGCGGACGGACGGTCAGAAATGATTCATGCCAGACACATCATGATTACCAAGTAGGTCTTCTATTTTGTAGAGACATGTGACTAAAATGTATATGTGCCCAACATAAATTATGTTATTGTTGACCTCGATCGTACAACATAACATGTTATGAATTATTCGATAGAACGCAAATCAAATGAGTCGAACATGCGGTCAGAACGAAGTAGATCAAGATGAATCTGACCAAAACCGAAAAGGAGAGAAAAAGTACCACCTATCCGGCCAGAAATAAACACAAAAGGCACAACATTACTTGATGTCTCATCATAAAATGATGATGATCTCATCAGTTGAACTTGTTGCAGACCCTGCGGACCTCTCCCTGTGTGCCGGTAAGCACGTTGACCTTGCCTAGCATGACGAACCCATGTGTAAAGCGTAAGCGGAACTCGTTGGTGTTGTTGGCGAGCTTGTTGACCATCCCGCATGAACTTGTTGCTTGTCGGCCAAGAGCACGCCACAACGCTGTTGCAGCATCTTGTAGAAGTTGTTGTCCACCTTGAGACCCAATTTACGGAATTATATGTTTTAGTTAATGAGAAAATCAAATAGCCGAGATTTGGGATGGTCAAAACTTAAAAAAGGTACCTTTAAGAGGGTTTTTTCCTGATGAATTGATGAAAGTTTGGTTTCATATTATCTTGTCAATGTAGCTCAGTCCATTTCTTTTACTGATTAGATGATCCCTTGATATGGCAGTGTGAAAGTAAAGGGGTCTCGTCTTCTAGATATTTATATGCTATAATGTAGGGGTGGGTGGGGGTGCAACCTGTTCATCTGCCTTTGGTATGATAGATTAAAGTTCCTCCTAAAATTCAAGGGTTCCTCTGATTGTTTTCACGAAACAAGATAATGACCTGTGACAACTTGAGAAAGAGAGGTGTTGCTAAACCCTTAGAACTTATATTTTGCAAAGAGATTTAATTAGCATACCATCTCTTTTTGAATGTGTTGTTGCGAAATGTGGTCAGGCTTTAGATCATTGTTTGATGTTGATATCCTTGATTTTAAATCTTTGGCCAAATATTGGTTGTGCAACAAAAATAATGCACATTTGAATGTAGCATATTCAGTTGTCCTGTGGGGATTGTGGGACTATAGGAATGCCATTGTCTTTAACCGAAGAACTTGGATATATATGAAACAGGTTTGGGGTCTCGTAGCCCAATACCCGAGGGAGTAAACAAGATTGTTCCAGGATCTGaaagggagggggggggggggtgatgtGTGGAAATTCCATGATGTATTGCTGACAAAAGTAGGCACGCTACTGGATTCGCCTACTTTGCTGAGTTTCCAAGAAACTCGTCAGAGCCCAGAATGAACTCAACGATGAGACTCGACTGGACAAGAGTTGACAATCATTAAAATTGTCGAGTTCTTATTATCAGAGATTCGGCGAAGATTTAAGCAAGCATTGTCGTGTTTCAGGACCGTGCATCCTGCCGATCTGCGAAGATTTAAGCAACATTGTCGTGTTCCAGGACCATGCATCGTGCTGATTTGTGAAACATTTCTAGTGTATCTTATAGGCAAAACATCAATTATGTTATTGCTAATCTCGACCGTGCAACATACCATGTTATTAGAAATTATTCAATGGGACGCAAATCAAATGAATCGAACATGCGGCCATAATGAAGTACATCAAGATGAATCCGATCAAAACCACAATAAGAAAAAAGGATGGCAACAATCCGATGACCAAATCCGGAAAAGAAGACAACAAAAGGCACACCATTACTTGATGTCTCATCACAAAATGATGATCCATGATCTCTCATCAGTTGAACTTGGTGCAGACCCTGCGGACCTCTCCCTGTGTGCCGGTAAGCACGTTGACCTCCCCCAGCTTGGCGAGCGCCTGCGGGAAGAGCCAGCGGAAGTGGTCAGTGTTGGCGAGCCTGTCGACCATCCAGCGTGTGGAGCCATCGTTGTAGAGGTTCTGGTCGACCATGAGCGCGCCGCGGCGGCGCTGCAGCATCTTGTAGAAGCTGTTGTCCAGCTTGGACGCGCTGGACCGGTCGTCCAGGAACACGATGTTGTTGTCGGAGGACGCCGTGTTGGGGCACACATATGTCTTATAGGTGGACGCTAGCTCCGGGTCCATGCTCGGGTCCGTTGCACCGGCCTTGCCGCCGTAGCTATAAAGACGGCTCTTCTTGATCATGCTGCAGTGCGTGACGCCAACCGTGTGTGCGCCCAGCAGAACGACCATGTCGTCCGAGCTGAGACCGAGGGTGCGGAAGAAAGCGGCTGCCTGCGGGACCGTGAAATCTTGGCCCGGAAGGTTCACATCAGTGGCTACGGACCGCCGGCGGTCCCTGCGCCCGGTGCGCACCGCATATCCCTGTCCCGTGGACGCATTGACCGCGTCCCTGGTTGCGAGGATCTCGATGTCGGAGCAGGAGACGACGCCAGGGCACCGCTTCTCGAGTTCCGTCTTGATGTTGGTAATGAGGTCGTAGCCCTTCACGCTCAGGTTCGGCTTTGCCGTCTTCTCTGTGCCGGTGCCGTCGATCAGTAGCCCGCCGTCGCAGCCCTACGCATGTATAGTCAAACAGATTAGTTAGTCAATCTAACTATGAAAGTCGAGTAGAATAATAAATGGCGCGCACGTATGAATCAAACAACACATTAGTATATCTACAACTCCCTCAATCTAACTATGAAAGTGGAGTAGAATAATGAATGATGCGCACATATGAATCAAACAACGCATTAGTATCTACAACTCTCTtcaaaaaacgctcttatattatggaaaAGTTGTGGCTACTCTCGGGTGTAGGTACACCCGAGTTTGCAAAACTTCGAAAAATGTGATAAAACAAGGTCCAAAAAATCTGAAATCTTGAGACAACAAGCTTCATCAAGTGTTTGAACTTTTTGCAAAGTTTCAGCTAAAAACAACATCCGAGGAGCTCTcaccaaaaaaaaaaaaaacaaaatcaatGCTCAGTGCGCAAACTTAGAACattgattttgttttttttttttgccgaGAGCTCCTCTGATGTTTTTTTTTCGCTGAATTTTTGCAAAAAGCTTGAACATTTGATGAAGTTTCATGTCCCCAAATTGCAGATTTTTTTGACATTgtttgatcatgttttttttTCAAACTCGGGTGTACCTACACCCGAGAGTAGAAAAGCTGGTCTCTTATATTAGAGACTAAGAAAGTACCATACTACTATAGCTCATAATTCATAAATCATAATAATACATACATTGACGCCGCACTCGTGGAACAGCAAGCGTAGGAGGTGGGCGACGATGGCGCTGTCCTGAGCGAAGCGGGCCTTGACGATACCCCGGACCACCGCCTCCACGTCGTTGCCGCGGCACTTGCCCGTGTAGAACCCGTTCTGCAGCTGCGcctggctatcggtggcaagccCAAGCACGGCGATGGCAAGCACCACCACTAGCACTGCTGCCTTTGTGTGCCCCATCGATACCTAGCAAGCTAGCTAGATAATTGCTACTCTTGGTGCTTGAGCTATATATGAGAGGTGTGAGAAGCAATGGGCTTATGTCTATCCTATTTATAGTATAGGTTAGGGGAGGACACGATCTCTTTGAAGTTGTCTGATGTTTAGTCATGGAGATCACGTACCTAGATTCCTTTCTTTCTCAATTAAGCAAGTGGGTATGCGCTAGCTGCTGCTTGCTGTCGAAATTAGTATTCTGGTTTGATTTCTGGAACTTTCGAGGCATCCTAGTTTTTGTTCGCAAAGTATGCGCTAGCTGCTGCTTGCTGCCTCTTTGATAGATAGATAGAAATAGATGACTATATATACGTGCATGCTCTTATTTAGATTTGTTTCGAATTTGGAATCCGAGGCCATGAATTGATATGGCATTCTACTTCCTGGAGCATTTGAGTTATATCCTGGTTGGTGCTTGACCTCGCGTTCAGTCCCATCATTTTATTTAAACAAGCCTCTGTGCCTGCTGAAAGAAAAGTTAGACGATTACAATTTTTGTTCACCAATTTTTATCTTCAACAAATAagtgtggccgtatgcatcgttctgatgcagagacCGGGGTTACAccccttttccaaaaaaaaatcttCAGCAAATAAGTACAGTAAGTATTTTCTCTTCAAGATCCACATCACCTCCATCCTATCTCtaaattttcgaatagcactttCCTTTTGGACCTATCCTGGTTTTAAAATCGTGTTCCTTCAGAATTTGGAAGGCCAATTAATTGTATATTGGTATGTAGTTCCACCAATTTCCGGGTCAAATCAAACTAAGACTAGCTGTAATCAAGCTAGATAATTACATGCAGGTGGCATCATTTTAATGCCTTGTGCAACATTTGAATATTATGTTTGAAACATTGACAATGACGAGGGACACACTCTTTTGATTGGTACTCTTAATTAATTACATGTAACTTTCAAGACAGAAAAATAACTCTTTAGTTAGTTCTGTTTTTATAGGGAACACtgttgtaacgcccggataattaggcaacagtaaaactctcctaatgatgccatgtcatctctgtTTACTGTTGCTAAActctcgttagttcaaaacccgttcaaaagtcaaattcaaaatatgtcaaacaacaaaagttttcaaaagttgaaacaaaaatgttcgggcagtgccaaaaatggcataggtaattatggtgtagaagacacaattttataaaatacttaaatgccctaaattaaataaaacagaaaaggaaaagaaaaaatacaaaagcagaagacaaaagaaaaaaagagagaaaatgacccccctggaccagacggcccagctcgcagccaggccggcccacctggcccatccgGCCGACCCGACCTGTTCCCCCGGTCGctctctccccttccctgtttccccgaccagggtcggaacaggggcgcgtccccgccggacccccttgccggcgtcgaggaggggataagatcgccagcgcccccgcctcctcgggtccctctcccactcgccccgctctccgcctctccctctcccctcagaTCCACCACGCTCCCCCTTCGTTCCCCACCGCATCCGAGCGCTGCCATGGCCCCGCCGCCGTAGAAGACGCGACCACCGTCGTCCGTTCGTCGCCCCGGCAAGTCCTGCAGCTCCACCGTCGTCCGCTGCTTCGACCGGTGCACCCCGTTGGAGTCCGGAGCCACCGCaacgcccacgacgccgccgtcttcctcctctgctccgacaAGCTACGCCGCCgctcttcaccaactccggcgacACCCCTGCATCTACTAAACCCCCAAGGGccaccgtgtgtgccgctcggTGAGCCCCCGCTTCCTCCCCTCTCTCGTGCGCCCTAGCTACCTGTCGCCGTAGCTCCCGAACGCTCCGCCGCGGATCTCGTTGCCGACGAGTCTCcgatgaccaaatggtcacgggcccGTGCCGGTTGCACTCACCGCGCCCCGTAGATCGTCCCCAACCTCTCCGTTTGTTCGCTAGCTCGCCCTAGCTCCAATCTTCTCGAGCTCCCGAATGCGTCGccgcacgcgctcgtcgccggcaGCCGTCCGGTGCCCCCTTTTGTCCCAGGCTTGTGCCGTTGTGCTCGCGCGCGCACGTAGGCCTCGCCCCGCCCTTCTGTTTGCCCAGTAGCGCGCCGCATCGCCGTTGCCGTTGCTCGCCCGAAACACCTCGCCGCCGATGAGCTCGATGCGCCCTTCTCCGGCCACCGCAGCTCGCAAGACCACCACCAACCGACGCGTTGTCGTCTTGCCGTTCTAACGCGCCCGGCCGCGCTCGATTTGGTGCCCCGTAGGGGAATCCCGACGCTCGCCGGTGTTCGGTCGCTGcgcgcgagctcgccggagctactCCGGCGGCTCCGCTGCGCTGGCACACCGGGgcccacccctgggtcactgcctgTGGGCCTGTGGGCCCCAACTGGCCACGTTGACCGAAGTCAACTGCGCTGATGTGGCAGCTActgccactgacatgcgggcccgcatcatttaaaacatttttgtaaataaataaaatgcGAATTATTTCATTAATTAAATTTAATTAACTAAATAGTCACTGACTACTGGGCCCCACCCACTAATTAACCCATTTAGTTAGTCTAAACCCCCTGTTAGTGTCCCAGACaatgacatgtaggtcccactggacccacctgtctggtttgactggtcaaccgactagttgacctgctgacatcactcTGATGTCATGCCCACATCATCATTCACTGTTCTAAataatgttggatttaaataaataattaaagtCAGAAAATGATTagatctttagaaaatcatataaaataatccgtaactcggatgaaaatactttctacatgaaagttgctcagaacgacgagacgaatccgggtacgcagcccgttcgcccgccacacatccctaacatatcgaactcgcaactttccccctccggttcatctgtccgaaaacgcgaaacaccggggatactttctcggatgtttccccccttcgctggtatcacctcttaccgcgttagggcatacctgacaccgctgtttgctttgccatgcatctgtttgcattgtattcattgtttcttccccctcttctctccggtagactacaagaccgacgccgctgctggtgccccgactgactacgctgttgacgacccctccttcttgccagagcaaccaggcaagcccccccttgatcaccagatatcgcctattcttttctatactcttgcattagagtagtgtagcatgttactgctttccgttaatcctattctgctgcatagcctgtctttgccactactgttgttacctttacctgcaatcctacatgcttagtataggatgctagttttccatcagtggccctacattcttgtccgtctgctgtgctatactatcgggttgtgatcacttgggaggtgatcacgggtttatactacatactttatacattatacatgtggtgactaaagtcgggtcggctcgtggagcacccgcgagtgattcacggattgggggctgaaaggacctttgtcccgacggccctctgggtggatctttgtggcggagcgacagggcaggttgagaccgcctaggtgagaggtgggcctggccctggtcggtgtccgtggttacatcaattaacacgcttaatgagatcttggtatttgatctgagtctggccatttggtctatacgcactaaccaactacgcgggaacagttatgggcactcgacgtcgtggtatcagccgaagccttcgtgacgtcagcgactgagcggcgcccgccgggttggactgcgtaacgtgacttcctttgaaatggaggttgctaggtctgctctccggccgcgtacgcaacgtgcaggtgtgcaatgagcgatgggcccagacccctgcgcgcataggatttagaccggtgtgctgacctctctgttgtgcctaggtagggctgcgacgtgttgatcttccgcggccgggcatgacccagaaaagtgtgtccgaccaaatgggatcgagtgtgttgggttatgtggtgcacccctgcagggaagtttatctattcgaatagccgtgtccctcggtaaaaggacgacccggagttgtaccttgaccttatgacaactagaaccggatacttaataaaacacacccttccaagtgccagatataacccggtgatcgctctctaacagggcgacgaggaggggatcgccgagtaggattatgctatgcgatgctacttggtgaacttaccatctactctcttctacatgttgcaagatggaggaggccagaagcgtagtcttcgacatgattagctatccccctcttattctggcattctgcagtccagtccaccgatatggccctttacacatatacccatgcat
This genomic window contains:
- the LOC109743490 gene encoding peroxidase 57-like, translated to MGHTKAAVLVVVLAIAVLGLATDSQAQLQNGFYTGKCRGNDVEAVVRGIVKARFAQDSAIVAHLLRLLFHECGVNGCDGGLLIDGTGTEKTAKPNLSVKGYDLITNIKTELEKRCPGVVSCSDIEILATRDAVNASTGQGYAVRTGRRDRRRSVATDVNLPGQDFTVPQAAAFFRTLGLSSDDMVVLLGAHTVGVTHCSMIKKSRLYSYGGKAGATDPSMDPELASTYKTYVCPNTASSDNNIVFLDDRSSASKLDNSFYKMLQRRRGALMVDQNLYNDGSTRWMVDRLANTDHFRWLFPQALAKLGEVNVLTGTQGEVRRVCTKFN